A single genomic interval of Schistocerca americana isolate TAMUIC-IGC-003095 chromosome 2, iqSchAmer2.1, whole genome shotgun sequence harbors:
- the LOC124595640 gene encoding dehydrogenase/reductase SDR family member 11-like, whose protein sequence is MFEVNELGLAICTREAVQDMMRRGVDDGFIIHISSISAHIPTLSDGLGMHSANKSAVRVMAEGLRKDLVAKKSNIRVGQISPGAVKTNAMNQSERWAQTFKTMPFLEAEDIAKAVVYMLSQPPRVQVHDIIIRPTGEFYE, encoded by the exons ATGTTTGAGGTGAACGAGCTTGGCCTGGCCATCTGTACTAGGGAGGCGGTCCAGGACATGATGAGGAGGGGCGTCGACGACGGCTTCATCATCCACATCAGCAG CATTTCGGCCCATATCCCGACGCTGAGTGACGGcctcgggatgcactcagccaacAAATCTGCCGTTAGGGTCATGGCTGAAGGACTCAGGAaggacctcgtcgccaaaaagagCAATATTCGTGTTGGG CAAATTTCTCCAGGGGCCGTGAAAACCAATGCGATGAACCAGTCTGAAAGGTGGGCACAGACGTTCAAGACAATGCCTTTCCTGGAAGCGGAAGACATAGCAAAAGCCGTGGTCTACATGCTTTCCCAGCCCCCAAGGGTTCAG GTTCACGACATCATTATCCGGCCAACAGGAGAATTTTACGAGTGA